In one window of Episyrphus balteatus chromosome 3, idEpiBalt1.1, whole genome shotgun sequence DNA:
- the LOC129916948 gene encoding MORN repeat-containing protein 4 homolog isoform X2, with the protein MDDYQEQQDVVGNQIVGAVKVGGWRYEDRSRYIGEWNQRGLRHGLGHLQLPDGTRYDGTFQNGLCTGLGCLWFSDGSKYEGEFHQGWFHGYGIFWRSDGMKFEGEFRGGRIWGLGLVTFHDFTHGFPRNEGYFQDCRLIRRRRCPDVVQKAQKTALMARSQVDHPY; encoded by the exons ATGGACGATTATCAGGAACAGCAAG ATGTGGTTGGAAATCAAATTGTGGGTGCTGTGAAGGTTGGAGGTTGGCGTTACGAAGACCGTTCACGTTATATTGGCGAATGGAATCAGAGAGGATTAAGGCATGGTCTCGGCCATTTGCAGCTGCCTGATGGAACGCGGTATGATGGCACTTTTCAAAATGGACTATGTACGGGATTGGGTTGTCTGTGGTTCTCCGATGGGTCCAA ATACGAAGGGGAATTCCATCAAGGTTGGTTTCATGGTTATGGAATATTTTGGCGTTCAGATGGTATGAAGTTTGAGGGCGAATTCCGCGGTGGACGGATTTGGGGTCTTGGATTGGTAACATTTCATGACTTTACTCATGGATTTCCAAGAAACGAAGGTTATTTTCAAGACTGCCGACTGATTCGTAGACGTCGATGTCCGGATGTCGTCCAAAAAGCTCAAAAAACAGCACTTATGGCAAGATCACAGGTTGATCATCcatactga
- the LOC129916948 gene encoding MORN repeat-containing protein 4 homolog isoform X1, protein MDDYQEQQDVVGNQIVGAVKVGGWRYEDRSRYIGEWNQRGLRHGLGHLQLPDGTRYDGTFQNGLCTGLGCLWFSDGSKWVQSFFHSHLVMHNLFETSSRYEGEFHQGWFHGYGIFWRSDGMKFEGEFRGGRIWGLGLVTFHDFTHGFPRNEGYFQDCRLIRRRRCPDVVQKAQKTALMARSQVDHPY, encoded by the exons ATGGACGATTATCAGGAACAGCAAG ATGTGGTTGGAAATCAAATTGTGGGTGCTGTGAAGGTTGGAGGTTGGCGTTACGAAGACCGTTCACGTTATATTGGCGAATGGAATCAGAGAGGATTAAGGCATGGTCTCGGCCATTTGCAGCTGCCTGATGGAACGCGGTATGATGGCACTTTTCAAAATGGACTATGTACGGGATTGGGTTGTCTGTGGTTCTCCGATGGGTCCAAGTGGGTTCAATCATTCTTTCATTCCCATTTGGTCATGCATAACTTATTTGAAACTTCTTCCAGATACGAAGGGGAATTCCATCAAGGTTGGTTTCATGGTTATGGAATATTTTGGCGTTCAGATGGTATGAAGTTTGAGGGCGAATTCCGCGGTGGACGGATTTGGGGTCTTGGATTGGTAACATTTCATGACTTTACTCATGGATTTCCAAGAAACGAAGGTTATTTTCAAGACTGCCGACTGATTCGTAGACGTCGATGTCCGGATGTCGTCCAAAAAGCTCAAAAAACAGCACTTATGGCAAGATCACAGGTTGATCATCcatactga